A window of the Mus pahari chromosome 1, PAHARI_EIJ_v1.1, whole genome shotgun sequence genome harbors these coding sequences:
- the Pth2 gene encoding tuberoinfundibular peptide of 39 residues isoform X2 produces METCQMSRSPRERLLLLLLLLLLVPWGTGPASGVALPLAGVFSLRAPGRAWAGLGSPLSRRSLALADDAAFRERARLLAALERRRWLDSYMQKLLLLDAP; encoded by the exons ATGGAGACCTGCCAGATGTCCAGGAGCCCCCGAGagcggctgctgctgcttttgctgcTGTTACTGCTTGTGCCCTGGGGCACTGGCCCTGCCTCAGGTGTTGCCCTGCCCCTCGCTGGTGTGTTCAG TCTCCGCGCCCCCGGCCGTGCCTGGGCGGGCTTGGGTAGCCCCCTGTCTCGGCGCAGCCTGGCGCTAGCTGACGACGCGGCCTTTCGGGAGCGCGCACGCCTGCTGGCAGCCCTGGAGCGCCGCCGGTGGCTGGACTCTTACATGCAGAAGCTGTTGCTACTGGACGCGCCCTGA
- the Pth2 gene encoding tuberoinfundibular peptide of 39 residues isoform X1: protein MVTLRSCPLYPQVMETCQMSRSPRERLLLLLLLLLLVPWGTGPASGVALPLAGVFSLRAPGRAWAGLGSPLSRRSLALADDAAFRERARLLAALERRRWLDSYMQKLLLLDAP from the exons ATGGTGACACTGAGATCCTGTCCCCTGTATCCACAGGTGATGGAGACCTGCCAGATGTCCAGGAGCCCCCGAGagcggctgctgctgcttttgctgcTGTTACTGCTTGTGCCCTGGGGCACTGGCCCTGCCTCAGGTGTTGCCCTGCCCCTCGCTGGTGTGTTCAG TCTCCGCGCCCCCGGCCGTGCCTGGGCGGGCTTGGGTAGCCCCCTGTCTCGGCGCAGCCTGGCGCTAGCTGACGACGCGGCCTTTCGGGAGCGCGCACGCCTGCTGGCAGCCCTGGAGCGCCGCCGGTGGCTGGACTCTTACATGCAGAAGCTGTTGCTACTGGACGCGCCCTGA